One segment of Panicum virgatum strain AP13 chromosome 3K, P.virgatum_v5, whole genome shotgun sequence DNA contains the following:
- the LOC120699288 gene encoding uncharacterized protein LOC120699288, translating to MADQEAAEAAWPPWTSLLLRALSRRRTWVALFLAVYAALLCSSWSLLASVRAWYYHSSAASSASASAPPPPAWPAALYASVMYGAVFGLLSMGAALAVAAPAMLVTWITVLVLLAFAGRPRRSLVAEGRRATRDIAGLALRVLLREGNAVAALCAAASFAALLLGRRDDRDGGS from the coding sequence ATGGCGGatcaggaggcggcggaggcggcgtggcCCCCCTGGACCTCCCTCCTGCTGCGGGCGCTGAGCCGGCGGCGGACCTGGGTGGCGCTCTTCCTGGCCGTGTACGCCGCGCTGCTCTGCTCGTCCTGGAGCCTGCTGGCCTCCGTCCGCGCCTGGTACTACCACTCctcggccgcctcctccgcctccgcgtccgcgccgccgcccccggcgtgGCCCGCGGCGCTGTACGCGTCCGTGATGTACGGCGCCGTGTTCGGGCTGCTGTCCATGGGCGCCGCGCTGGCCGTGGCGGCGCCCGCCATGCTGGTGACGTGGATCACCGTGCTGGTGCTGCTGGCGTTCGCGGGGCGGCCCCGGCGGTCGCTCGTCGCCGAGGGCCGCCGCGCTACGCGGGACATCGCGGGGCTCGCGCTCCGCGTGCTGCTGCGCGAGGGcaacgccgtcgccgcgctctgcgccgccgccagcttcgccgcgctcctcctcggccgccgcgaCGACCGCGACGGCGGCTCCTGA